The stretch of DNA GACACTTTAGGTCATTCAAGGAGAAATGGAAGTGGATAAAGCTAGCAAAGGGGAGGAGCGGATATGGTTTCGATAAAGTACTTAACACATTTAACATTGACAAGTCAGAGAAATCACCAAGCAAGCTTGGTGTAAGTTCGCTCGAACTCACCTTTCTATTTGCATGATTTATAGTTCTCTATGCGATCATTCTTGTTTTTGCTAAACTGAGTATCTAGTTTTTATTTTGAAAATGGCATGCTAGTGTTCATAGATATTCCTTTTTTGCATTTACCACTGTCAAAATATTCACTTACATAGATTATATGGTCTCACCAATTATACTCTTGTTTTATAATCATTGTTGTGCACAATTAGATTGACCAGACTACTCAAACAATTTATTGCATTGACATGCTTTGgtttatgttgcagaaaataaaatttaacTACCTTACTCACTCCATCAAGTTTTATCATCTCCTGGAAGAACTGTTTAGTGACTCGTCTCATGCGGATGGCTCACTAGCTATTGATGTGAATGATGCAATTGAGAATGTGGAATCTGATGGTAGTAGTGAAACGAGCAACCACACatccactgccgaacaaggtcTTAGTGATTCCGACATGATTGCGCCCAACAGTCTAGCAGAAGGCACTAGCTCAAATCTGAAGCGCAAGCATGTTAAAGCACCACATAAGAAGAAACCAAAGGTCAAGGCGCGTCGAGCCAGCGTGTTAGATGATGATGTGGCAGCGAGCATTGTGAGTCTTGCTAAAACTGTGAAATCTGCTACCCCTATTCAGCCAATAGCAGTTACAGACCCCAATGCCAATCTTTGGAAACACATTGAGTCGCTAACTATCCCAGCAAATGAGAAGATTGAGTTAGCAGCCTATCTTGCTAAGCCAGAACAAGAAATTTTCCGTGGTTTCCTGAACTGTGCAAGCGTCCAGACTTTTAATTCTTGGGTCCTTGATTATTTCGCGCACAAGTACGACGGCAACAATCGCACAGCTGCTGATCCATCAATCTGAATGACATGTTTGGTGGCTTTATTTTGGCAAGTGCTTTTGTAGTCTACTTAGCTTTTCATGCACTTATGCTAAGTGGAATTCCTGTGCCGTAATGGTGTTTAGAGGGTCTTGCCTTTTGTAATGCATTGGTCTAGCACAAATCTGAATTAAGCTAGTTTGTAAGAAATTTCCTGATGCTTGATGACCTTGTGCATGC from Triticum dicoccoides isolate Atlit2015 ecotype Zavitan chromosome 6A, WEW_v2.0, whole genome shotgun sequence encodes:
- the LOC119315758 gene encoding uncharacterized protein LOC119315758 yields the protein MGEQKEGAKTEVARSCDNYMSWSDDCTKYLLEWYVEKQRDKPPTFKWKAQHHLQCANDLNDKFGITATAKQVDRHFRSFKEKWKWIKLAKGRSGYGFDKVLNTFNIDKSEKSPSKLGIDQTTQTIYCIDMLWFMLQKIKFNYLTHSIKFYHLLEELFSDSSHADGSLAIDVNDAIENVESDGSSETSNHTSTAEQGLSDSDMIAPNSLAEGTSSNLKRKHVKAPHKKKPKVKARRASVLDDDVAASIVSLAKTVKSATPIQPIAVTDPNANLWKHIESLTIPANEKIELAAYLAKPEQEIFRGFLNCASVQTFNSWVLDYFAHKYDGNNRTAADPSI